The genome window AATCCTCTCCATAAATTCTTATTTTCTCCAATAATTAAAGGTGAAGTATAACCTTCTGGGAATGTCATTCCTGAACCATTATAGGTATCGCTCATATCAAAAATGGCATCTTGCACTTTGAAAGACATTCCATTCCCGTTCGTCAATTGAAACTTTGGAATATCAACTTCCAGAATAAAATCATCCCAAGAGTTTACTTGCGTAGTTAAGCTAGAAGTTACATAACCATCTGCTGGCATTCCTGAAGCATCTTCTGGTACAATGATATCTCTTGAAAAAACTATGTCTAAGTCTAGTGCCATACTTTTAAAGCCACCACAATCCCATTCTACAAATGTCAATCCCTGCCCTCCTTTAAAAACAAGCTGAGTGTTGGGTGAGATACTTACAGGTGTTTCTGTCAGCAATTCCAATCTTGCATCACCTTGAATACCTCCACTTTTAGACATTTGGATATGTTCTCCATAGAAGTATATTTTTTTCTCAGAACCTGGCATTGTAATCCCCATAAAGGCATTGAAGTAAGTTTCAGTAGGAGTCAATACTACGCTATCTATTCCAATGACAAATTCACCAGCAGTGTCACCTGATCCAATTTTCTTCCTAATTCCTACAGGAAAAGTGATTAGATCTTGCGGCATCAAATACTCTACAAAATTATCAGCCAAAGCTATTTCATTCATTCCCTTTTCAATCAATTGTATTTTCCGCTGGATATCAGGGGATATACTATTGTTTAGGCTAGGCATAGCTGGAATTGAAGCATCCTCAATAAACGGTTCTTCAACATCTAAGAGGAGGTCATCAAAACTTTTCTCTAATGAAAGTCCATACAGATTTGCTACTGACTTTAAGTTATGTTCAGTAGTTTCGTTATGTAAACCTTTATTATTTTTCTCTGTTGGTTCTGAAGTATTTGCATAACCTACAGAGAAACATATATTCAGTATAGCAATGAAAAATAGTAATCTGTATTTCATATTATTTCTCCTTTTTTTCTATCAGAGTCGCACCAAAATTATAAGCATAAGTTAGAGTTACAGTAAATTCTGATGCTGTTTGATCATTACTGTTTTTAACATTTCGACTAACTAACACTCCACTCAATTGAAAATTGTGTTTTTCCTTTAAAGAATAGTTTGCTGAAGACCTAAAATTCATCACCTGATTTGTCAATTCCCCTTCAGTTTCGACACCATTCCAAGACATTGCATATCGTGTTTGAAGCTTTCTTTCGAAAAAAGACTTTGTAAATGAGCAATTTGGGCCATATGTTTTCACATTACTTTCAGGGCTCTGATTTAAACTTGCATTAGCACCAAAAGAAATTGCATAATTCCGTTCTCTATCTCTAATTCCAAAAACAGTATTTAGGTTATACATGCTTGTAGATGTATAACTATCTATCAAGGGTTGTTCATCAGAACTCTGCTGCCAAGAAAAGTTTACATTTAAGTTTTTAGAAAGTGTTTTTGAGGTTTGAATCTGCCAAGAGCTAGATATATTTGCTGTTTCAGCGATTTGAGTAAACTGAAGAGTATCTAACACATCATATTCACTAAGTGTAGTGAATGATTCATCAATTGGCCTCACATTCGTATAGGTTCTAAAATTAGAATAAGAAGTACTCAACTGAAGCTTAGGATGAATTTGCCATCCTAAATTCATAGACCCAACTAAACGCTCCATATCTGAATGTTTAGTTTCTGCAATGTTATCTCGTTGGAGACCTACATTCGTTGATACACTTACCTTTCCTTCAAAAAGCTGTACACTAGCATTTGTTGTAATATTTTCTAGGTCATTATTAAAGTAATAAGCACCTAGAGTTTCATACTCAGGAGCAACACGTTCATACCGTACTCCTACTACATACCCTTTCCCTGTGTAACTTAATCCAGTGTTAAAAGCAACATATAAATTTGTTGCACTAGTATTTCTATAGCCTAAAAAAGAAAATGGATTATCTGATACCTCTTCTGTAACTCTATTATCTCGATTCATCGATGAAAGTGCGACTTCACCTTGAAAGAATATTTTTTGAGCTATTGACTGAGAGATATTCACTCCCAATACAATATTTGACAAGGGCTTTACATCAATAAAATCAAGTGAGTTTTGTAATGAATTTTCTTCATCTTTAGCTGAAAACAATGAAAAGCCATATCTATTATTTCCGCTTTGATAATTAATCTGTGTACCAAAGCCATTCCGTTTATAAGAACCTACTAGATTATCATTTTGATTCAAAGAATCATACTCTATGGCTTTATGAAACCTGCCATAAAAAGCTTTTACATCCCAATGATCATTAAGCGTCACTTCGGTCCCAAAACCCGCAAAGGTGTATCCCTGATAAGTATAAGGTGAGAAAGACATATTCACATAGCCAATGTGTGTCCGTACATTTTTATAAGATGGATGTAGAGATATTTGATTAAAGGGCTGAGGATACGTATAATCAAAATTTTGATTCGAATATGATAAACTTATGGGAATACTTATTCCATATAAGGATGCTGCAATATTTCCATTAAGTACATAGGTATAAGGAGACCGTCTATCTTCATCACCAAAAGCAGTATATGCTACTTGGTTTAAAGATATTCCGCCACTAATACTCAAAGGGTCTTCCTCTAATATCTGATCTATAGCTTGAGCAAAAACAGGAATTGAACTAGATATAAAGAAAAAAGTAAACAGTAATCTGATAGTAAAAAAATCCCTCATGAAAACTAAGGTGATCTGTAATGTAATAGTAAAATGAAATAAAAGTCAGTAGTAAGTTTAAATGCAAATAAACAAAATATATTTAAAAATGAAATTATATCACTTTTTTTGGAATGTATGAATCAAAACTTTAACAAATTGATTCACAAGACTGAAAAACAAAAAAAGCACCGAGTAAATACCCGATGCTTCATATGCTATTTCGTAAGCTGTATCAGCGTAATTTTAGCTATGCATTTCTTTCAATACTTCGTAATGTGAAGTAATGATATGATCAATATCTTCTTGTGTAAGAGCTGTTGACAAGAACAAAGACTCAAACTGTGAAGGAGGTAGGTATACCCCACGCTCTAGCATTTTGTGGAAATAAGTACCAAACTTAGCTGTATCTGACTTTTTCGCATCTTCAAAGTTCTCAACTTTCACATCTGTGAAGAACATTGAAATCATAGAACCTAAAGAGTTGATTGTATAATTTAAACCAAGCTTCTCCAAGTTTTCTTCAAAACCTTTTCTGATCTTGGCTCCAATCTGAGTCAACTGATCGTAGATCGCTGGATTTTCATTCAACTCTGTCAACATTGTAAGACCTGCAGCCATTGAAATTGGGTTACCTGAAAGTGTACCTGCCTGGTAAACGGGCCCTTGTGGAGAAACATAATCCATAATTTCTTTCTTTCCTCCGTAAGCTCCTACTGGCATTCCTCCACCAATAATTTTACCTAGCGTAGTCATATCTGGTGTCACACCAAAATGCTCTTGCGCTCCACCTTTCGCTAAACGGAAACCAGTCATGACTTCATCAAAGATCAATACGATGTTTTCTTTATCACAAATTGATCTTAAGCCTTCCAAATAACCTGTATTTGGCAATACACAACCCATATTTCCAGGAACTGGCTCTACAATAATTGCCGCTATGTCATCCTTGTTGGCTTCCACTAACTTCTCAATTGAAGTCAAATCATTATAAGGAGCTAATAAAGTATCTTTTGCAGTGCCTTCCGTTACACCTGGGCTATCAGGACTTCCCATCGTTACAGCACCACTTCCTGCCGCAATCAAGAATGAGTCGCCATGACCGTGGTAACATCCTTCTATTTTGATGAATTTATTTCTATTGGTATAACCTCTTGCTAGACGAATAGCAGACATAGTAGCCTCTGTTCCTGAGTTTACCATTCTTACTTTCTCAATACTAGGAACCATGCTTACAATAAGCTCTGCAATCTCGATCTCACGTGAAGTAGGCGCTCCAAATGATAATGAGTTTTTAATTGCTTTACCAACCGCTTCTTCAATCTTAGGATTTGCATGTCCCAAAATCATAGGCCCCCAAGAGTTGATCAATTCAACATACTTGTTTCCATCTTCATCATACATATAAGCACCTTCTGCTTTATTGATGAACAATGGGTTACCACCTACAGATTTAAACGCACGTACAGGTGAGTTTACACCTCCTGGAATTGATGACTGAGCCTGTTCGAACAGTTCTTTACTTCTTGAAGTTTCCAAAGTATTCTTGATTTTATGAATAAAGTTGAGACAACAATTCAAAAGAAGAAATGACAGAGCATCTCCGTAAAAATTGTGGTTGTCCTCTTATATAACCTATTAATAACCAAAATGTCTACACAAATTCAGAAAATCATTCAATGTAGATTAGTCATGATTTTCTTAAGACATCTTGTTTTAACAAAAATACAAAAGAGAATAATAATACAATTAAACTTAATGAAGATTAACGACCTAATTTTAAAAAAGGGAGAAATTAAAAAACCAAGACAACATTGTACTTTTCCAAGAGAGGTGTTTTAAAGTAGATTTTGGACAAAAAAAAAGAAACCTCCGAATATCAGAGGTTCCTTCCCACTTTAATAAACTAAACTAACAAACAAACTTCATTGGAAATATAAGACTTTATTTCTAATTAACCTTCATTTACACTTTTATTTTTTCAAAAAGATTCGATTTTTATTGAATTGACAGAAAAATCCATAGAATATTCTATGACTTCCCTTTATTTTTATATTATTCACGAATATGAATAATCTAAGAAAAAGTTTGTCTTCATCTAAAAATAGATTTTACCACTCATTTTTAATTGACATTTAAACGAGTGTGTAAAATGATAAAAACAACACTTTTAAAAGTTGTACTTATCTTAAAATCAGAAACATAATAATAAAACAGTATTTAATTGAAAATTTGTTTCCTACATTCCATTAAATCAGAAAAAATATCCAATTAACCCTACGTTGAAAGTGGAAGTATTTTATAATAAAAAAGCATCCCCTTTTGCAAGAAGATGCTTATATATACTATAAAAGTGAATTCAGATTACTTTCCTTCACTCATTAGAGCTTCAATTTCCTCAACAGTCACAGGAATGTTTTCCATCAAGTCTTTCGGCAATCCAGTCTCTTGAATGACTACATCATTCTCAATTCTGATACCAATGTTTTCTTCAGGGATATAGATACCTGGCTCAACAGTAAATACCATACCTGCTTCAAATGTATGGTATCTGCTACCATAATCGTGAACATCTAACCCTAAGTGGTGAGATGTTCCGTGCATGAAGTATTTTTTGTATGCAGGCCAAGAAGGGTCTTGGTTTTTCACATCTTCTTCAGTGATCAAGCCTAAGCCAATCAGCTCTTGCGTCATCAACTCTCCTACTTGCTCATGATAAGTGAACCAGTTATTACCTGGTACCAATAATTCATACGCTTTTTTCTGAACTCTTAGTACTGCATTATATACATCTTTCTGACGATCCGTAAACTTACCATTTACAGGAATTGTACGTGTCAAATCCGAAGAATAGTTCGCATATTCTGCACCGAAGTCCATCAGAAGTAGATCTCCATCTTTACACTCTCTGTTATTCTCGATGTAGTGAAGCACACAAGCACTTCCACCAGAAGCAATAATAGGCTCATAAGCCATACCTACCGAACGGTTTCTGATAAACTCATGGTAAAGTTCTGCCTCAATTTCATACTCCATTACACCCGGTTTTACAAAACCTAAGATTCTACGGAATCCTTTTTCTGTAATATCACATGCCTTCTGAATTAAATCAATCTCAATTTGAGACTTCACTGCTCTAAGCTCATGCATGATCGGCGCTACACGCTCATATTTATGAAGTGGGAATCTCTCTTGACACCACGTTCTGAAACGATCATCTCTAGTCTGAACACTTACACCTGCTCTGTAGTGCTCGTTTGTATTCAAGTAGAAAAACTCAGATTCGAAAGCCACTTCAGCTAATACTCTCTCCATATCTGAAAGCCAGAAAACTGACTTAATGCCCGAAGTTTCAAATGCTTCCTCTTTAGTGTATTTGTGTCCTTCCCAAACTGCGATAGTTTCGTTTGTTTCTCTCAAGAACAACATCTCTTTGTGAGCTTCTTGTTTTGCATCTGGAGCAATTACAAGCACAGACTCTTCTTGATCAATTCCTGACAAGTAGAAGATATCTGTATGTTGAAGAAATGGTCTTGCTCCATCAGCACTTGAAGGGTAGATATCTGATGAATTGAAAACCGCAATTGAACCTGGTTTCAGCTTTTTTGCAAAACGTTTTCTGTTCTCGATGAACAGTTGACTATCGATTTTTTCGTATTTCATATGAATATACTTTGACCTCTATACTTTGTATTTTAACAGCAATTTAAATGATTTCTTTCTGAACTCAGCTTTAATTTTTGATAAATTCTGAGTGGATTTTCAAAATGTAATTTCGCTTATAGGATGTTAACAATTGCTGATGATATTTTAGATGAAATCAGACCATGACTTCATTTTAAATCTAAATTCTAGCTTTAGAATCGGTAGATAAATGATTTTCAAATTCATTGATAAAATTGGACAATGGATTTTTGTAAATTGCGAAGTATTGGTTTTTACTCTCTTTTCTTTGAAAGAAAGAAGTAAGCTTATTTCTAACCAAACTTCCTTGTTGTAAATAACATGAAAGATAATAGAAGCGTTTTTTTTGAACATCAAGCGCAAACATCTCCTTATCCTTTGGCTATTGAGGTAGACCATGCAAAAGGAGTGTATATATATGGTCCGAACGGGGAGCGTTATATGGACTTAATTTCTGGAATCTCTGTAAATAACTTAGGGCATTGTCATCCTAATGTGGTAAAAGCCATCAAAGACCAAGCTGATAAATATATCTTCGCGATGGTCTATGGCGAAATGATCCAGAAACCGCAAATTGAGCTGACAAAGCGATTGGTCGGTGCTTTACCCGAACAATTGAACTGTACATATTATGTAAACTCAGGTACTGAAGCCAACGAAGCCGCCTTGAAATTGGCTAAAAGATATACGGGCAGAACTGAGCTTGTGAGCTTCAATAGAAGTTATCATGGAAATACCCAAGGTTCTCTAAGTGTATCGGGAAATGAAGTGAAGAAAAATGCCTTTCGTCCGCTACTTCCTGATGTTCGTTTTATTGACTTCAATAAAATGGAAGACTTAGCGCAAATCACAGAAAATACAGCTGGGGTAATTGTAGAACCGATACAAGGGGATGCAGGTGTTCGAATTCCAGATTTAGCCTACATGAAGGCATTAAGAAAACGCTGTACGGAAGTAGGCGCTTTATTGATCTTTGATGAAATACAAACTGGTTTTGGGCGTACAGGAAAATTATTTGCTTTTGAGCATTTTGATGTAGTTCCTGACATCCTGACTATTGCTAAAGGTATGGCTGGAGGAATGGCTATGGGTAGTTTTATTTCTTCTCAAGAAATCATGAAATGCCTATCCAATAATCCTATTCTTGGACATATCACGACTTTTGGGGGGCACCCGATTTGTTGTGCTGCAGCAGAGGCTACTTTAAGAACTTTACAGGAAGAAAAGTTAATTGAAGATGTAGAGCGAAAAGGCCAGATAATTGAAGATCGTTTAGCACAACACCCTGCCGTTAAGGAAATCAGGCGTAAAGGATTCATGTTCGCTATTGACATGGACAATTTTGAACTTGTGAATAAAGTAGTAACTCGTTGTATTGAGAAAGGGGTGATTACTTACTGGTTCTTGTCTACGCCTTACGCTTTCAGAATTGCACCTCCTTTAATTATCACAGATGATGAAATCAATTATGCTTGTGATGTGATTTTGGAATCTATAGATGAGGTTTTGAACACCGAAAAGGTTATTGACTAATAAAAAAACAGAAGGCAAACTCTTGGTTAGAGTTTGCCTTTTGCTTGATGAAACCCTAGGCCATCAAAACAAAAATTGTAGGTCGCTTATGCAGATCTGGCAATTGCTTTTTCCACTCACCAATTGTTTTCGTCTTGATAAACTCATCTTTGGAGGTGATATCTGCAGCAATACAAAGTCTTACATTTGGCTTACAAAGTGCTAACAAGTCTTGTAATAATTTATTATTGCGATAAGGAGTTTCCATAAAGATTTGAGAACAATTCTGTTTCAAAGAGTTGATCTCCATGTCTTTTATTGCTTTTGTTCTTTCGTGCTTGGCTATCGGAAGGTAACCTTTAAAGGTGAAATTTTGACCATTCATGCCTGAAGCCATCAGCGCCATAAAAATAGAGGACGGACCTGGCAAAGGAACTACTTCAATGTTCTTTTCATGAGCACATTCAACTGCCACAGCACCTGGGTCTGCTATTCCTGGGCAACCTGCCTCAGAAATAATTCCGATATTTTCACCTTGTGGCACTTCCTTGAAGTAAGAAAGTACTTTTTGTTTACTTGTATCTTTATCAACCACATAAAATTTAAGTGAAGGAATATCGATTCCAAGTTTCAACGAACCAATAAACCTTCTGGCCGTTCTTACATTTTCAACGAAGTAATATGTGGTAGTTTGTACTGATTGCGTGACAATTGGAGGGATATAATGAGTTGTTTGTTCTGCCAGTGTAGTTGGTATTAAAAATACTTTCATTTATGTTTTCCCTTTAAATTAATATTTATTAGTAACTCTTTATGATATAAGAACGTTATTTACATCAATATTTAAAATAGCTGATGATTTCGGATAAAGAAACAGATTTAAAATCATTTGAGATTTCATATACCGAGGCAACTATTTAAACTACAAACTTAATTATTTATTAAAGCATAGGCTTTATCTGAATTTTTATTTTTGTCTAGCTTTAGCATTTTAATTTTAAAATTATCCAAGTGATCGCTATTTCCTTGGAATGAATAAATGGATTTAATGTATTTAAAGTCAAAGAACGGAAAGGCATATGGTACTATTGTGGGAAGGGCTATATCCATTATCCTAAGTTTATATATTTTTCTCTTAGCAATAAATCTTATAGGCGAAACCTTCAGCCTAATGGGTTCTGAGTATATACATCAAATGATTGCTATTACTTCTAACCCTTTTGTTGGTTTACTTATCGGATTGTTGTCTACAGCCATTATTCAATCTAGCTCAACCGTAACAGCTGTAATTGTAGTAGCTGTTGGCTCAGGAGCTATAGGTTTAGAAAATGCTGTACCAATTATTATGGGTGCCAATATTGGTACCACAGTTACTTGTACACTCGTTTCTTTTGGGTACTTAAATAATGAAAAGGCTTTCCAAAGAGCCACAGGAGCGGCTTCTTTACATGGTTTTTTCAATATCTTAACCGCAATTATATTACTCCCATTAGAATTATATTTTGATGTTCTTTCTGGTGCGGCTAGTTATTTATCAACCCTGATAGCTGGTCAAGATCAGATTTACATTACTCCAACTCATTTTCTTGATTATCTAGTAAATCCTGTTTGGCTTTTCTTAAATCAAGATTTAGGAGCTTCATCTGTTGTGATATTTCTAATTGCAATTGGCCTTGTATTTCTTTCGATCAAATGGCTCAAC of Sediminitomix flava contains these proteins:
- the hemL gene encoding glutamate-1-semialdehyde 2,1-aminomutase encodes the protein METSRSKELFEQAQSSIPGGVNSPVRAFKSVGGNPLFINKAEGAYMYDEDGNKYVELINSWGPMILGHANPKIEEAVGKAIKNSLSFGAPTSREIEIAELIVSMVPSIEKVRMVNSGTEATMSAIRLARGYTNRNKFIKIEGCYHGHGDSFLIAAGSGAVTMGSPDSPGVTEGTAKDTLLAPYNDLTSIEKLVEANKDDIAAIIVEPVPGNMGCVLPNTGYLEGLRSICDKENIVLIFDEVMTGFRLAKGGAQEHFGVTPDMTTLGKIIGGGMPVGAYGGKKEIMDYVSPQGPVYQAGTLSGNPISMAAGLTMLTELNENPAIYDQLTQIGAKIRKGFEENLEKLGLNYTINSLGSMISMFFTDVKVENFEDAKKSDTAKFGTYFHKMLERGVYLPPSQFESLFLSTALTQEDIDHIITSHYEVLKEMHS
- a CDS encoding aminopeptidase P family protein, giving the protein MKYEKIDSQLFIENRKRFAKKLKPGSIAVFNSSDIYPSSADGARPFLQHTDIFYLSGIDQEESVLVIAPDAKQEAHKEMLFLRETNETIAVWEGHKYTKEEAFETSGIKSVFWLSDMERVLAEVAFESEFFYLNTNEHYRAGVSVQTRDDRFRTWCQERFPLHKYERVAPIMHELRAVKSQIEIDLIQKACDITEKGFRRILGFVKPGVMEYEIEAELYHEFIRNRSVGMAYEPIIASGGSACVLHYIENNRECKDGDLLLMDFGAEYANYSSDLTRTIPVNGKFTDRQKDVYNAVLRVQKKAYELLVPGNNWFTYHEQVGELMTQELIGLGLITEEDVKNQDPSWPAYKKYFMHGTSHHLGLDVHDYGSRYHTFEAGMVFTVEPGIYIPEENIGIRIENDVVIQETGLPKDLMENIPVTVEEIEALMSEGK
- a CDS encoding aspartate aminotransferase family protein yields the protein MKDNRSVFFEHQAQTSPYPLAIEVDHAKGVYIYGPNGERYMDLISGISVNNLGHCHPNVVKAIKDQADKYIFAMVYGEMIQKPQIELTKRLVGALPEQLNCTYYVNSGTEANEAALKLAKRYTGRTELVSFNRSYHGNTQGSLSVSGNEVKKNAFRPLLPDVRFIDFNKMEDLAQITENTAGVIVEPIQGDAGVRIPDLAYMKALRKRCTEVGALLIFDEIQTGFGRTGKLFAFEHFDVVPDILTIAKGMAGGMAMGSFISSQEIMKCLSNNPILGHITTFGGHPICCAAAEATLRTLQEEKLIEDVERKGQIIEDRLAQHPAVKEIRRKGFMFAIDMDNFELVNKVVTRCIEKGVITYWFLSTPYAFRIAPPLIITDDEINYACDVILESIDEVLNTEKVID
- a CDS encoding SAM-dependent methyltransferase: MKVFLIPTTLAEQTTHYIPPIVTQSVQTTTYYFVENVRTARRFIGSLKLGIDIPSLKFYVVDKDTSKQKVLSYFKEVPQGENIGIISEAGCPGIADPGAVAVECAHEKNIEVVPLPGPSSIFMALMASGMNGQNFTFKGYLPIAKHERTKAIKDMEINSLKQNCSQIFMETPYRNNKLLQDLLALCKPNVRLCIAADITSKDEFIKTKTIGEWKKQLPDLHKRPTIFVLMA
- a CDS encoding Na/Pi symporter translates to MYLKSKNGKAYGTIVGRAISIILSLYIFLLAINLIGETFSLMGSEYIHQMIAITSNPFVGLLIGLLSTAIIQSSSTVTAVIVVAVGSGAIGLENAVPIIMGANIGTTVTCTLVSFGYLNNEKAFQRATGAASLHGFFNILTAIILLPLELYFDVLSGAASYLSTLIAGQDQIYITPTHFLDYLVNPVWLFLNQDLGASSVVIFLIAIGLVFLSIKWLNLSARSLLLGEDSNKITQFMFENDWKSLLSGTLLTLCIQSSSFTSSLAVAFAATDKISIRSTLSFLVGANVGTTVTALIASMGNSQEALSIALVHCLFNLCGLFIFMVPQVFSLAQRYAARISKLSANRLHGLLYLILIFFIVPFILIWLSTN